One part of the Roseomonas gilardii genome encodes these proteins:
- a CDS encoding aldolase, which yields MTESELRELLVELGASLFARGYSVGSAGNISVRLPDGYLMTPTNSCLGRLKADRISKLDPDWKHVGGDKPSKEVFMHRAVLTARPEAGAVVHLHSTYATAIGCLAGPEDTAPIPPLTPYFVMRVGRTLPVIRYYRPGDAAMERDIHEAAREARAVLLANHGPVVSGKTLTDAVYAAEELEESAKLALLLQGREARELTVEQVEDLLRTFN from the coding sequence ATGACCGAGTCCGAACTGCGTGAACTTCTCGTCGAACTCGGCGCGAGTCTCTTCGCACGCGGCTATTCCGTCGGCAGCGCCGGCAACATCAGCGTGCGCCTGCCCGACGGCTACCTGATGACGCCGACCAACTCCTGCCTCGGCCGGCTGAAGGCGGATCGCATCAGCAAGCTCGACCCGGACTGGAAGCATGTGGGCGGCGACAAGCCTTCCAAGGAGGTCTTCATGCACCGCGCCGTGCTGACCGCGCGGCCGGAAGCGGGGGCGGTGGTGCATCTGCACTCCACCTACGCCACCGCCATCGGCTGCCTGGCCGGGCCGGAGGATACGGCGCCAATCCCGCCGCTGACGCCCTATTTCGTCATGCGCGTGGGCCGGACGCTGCCGGTGATCCGCTACTACCGCCCCGGCGACGCGGCGATGGAGCGCGACATCCACGAAGCCGCCCGCGAGGCCCGCGCGGTGCTGCTCGCCAATCACGGGCCGGTGGTGTCCGGCAAGACGCTGACCGACGCGGTCTATGCCGCCGAGGAGCTGGAGGAATCGGCCAAGCTCGCCCTGCTGCTGCAGGGCCGCGAAGCCAGGGAACTGACCGTGGAGCAGGTCGAGGACCTTCTCCGCACCTTCAACTGA
- the denD gene encoding D-erythronate dehydrogenase, translating into MSMQIIVTGGAGFLGSRVIRALLAGAGKKEGLPGFDRIVSVDLAPCPVDDARVSSVTGDIADPGFVRGLVTAETVGIYHLAAVLSGQSEQDFDLSMRVNVDGTRALLEAARATGQTPRFVFASSLAVFGGEMPAVVPEVMATMPASSYGAQKAIGEILVNDYSRKGFVDGRVCRLPTIVVRPGKPNSAASSFASGIIREPLAGIASNCPVPLETKMWLSSPDVVVSNLVHALAVPGERIGGWRVLNLPGICVTVGQMLESLERVGGPAPRALVTEEPEQRVIDIVCSWPGDFEVSRPLALGFTRDGDFDAVVQQYKDEFVR; encoded by the coding sequence ATGTCCATGCAGATCATCGTCACCGGCGGCGCCGGCTTCCTCGGCAGCCGCGTGATCCGCGCCCTCCTGGCCGGCGCCGGGAAGAAGGAAGGCCTGCCCGGTTTCGACCGCATCGTCTCGGTCGATCTCGCCCCCTGCCCGGTGGACGATGCGCGCGTCTCCTCCGTCACCGGCGACATCGCCGACCCGGGTTTCGTGCGCGGGCTGGTCACGGCGGAGACGGTCGGCATCTACCACCTCGCGGCGGTGCTGAGCGGCCAGTCGGAGCAGGATTTCGACCTCAGCATGCGGGTGAACGTGGATGGCACCCGCGCCCTGCTGGAGGCCGCCCGCGCCACCGGCCAGACGCCGCGCTTCGTCTTCGCCAGCTCGCTCGCCGTCTTCGGCGGGGAGATGCCGGCGGTGGTGCCGGAGGTCATGGCGACCATGCCCGCCTCCTCCTACGGCGCGCAGAAGGCGATCGGCGAGATCCTGGTCAACGACTATTCCCGCAAGGGCTTCGTCGATGGCCGCGTCTGCCGCCTGCCGACCATCGTGGTGCGGCCGGGCAAGCCGAACTCCGCCGCCTCCTCCTTCGCCAGCGGCATCATCCGCGAGCCCCTGGCCGGCATCGCCTCCAACTGCCCGGTGCCTCTGGAGACGAAGATGTGGCTTTCCTCCCCGGATGTGGTGGTGAGCAACCTCGTCCATGCCCTGGCCGTGCCGGGCGAGCGCATCGGCGGCTGGCGGGTGCTGAACCTGCCCGGCATCTGCGTCACCGTCGGCCAGATGCTGGAAAGCCTGGAGCGCGTCGGCGGCCCCGCCCCGCGCGCCCTGGTGACCGAGGAGCCGGAGCAGCGCGTGATCGACATCGTGTGCTCCTGGCCCGGCGATTTCGAGGTGAGCCGCCCGCTCGCCCTCGGCTTCACCCGCGACGGCGATTTCGACGCCGTGGTGCAACAATACAAGGACGAATTCGTCCGCTGA